In the Streptomyces sp. cg36 genome, one interval contains:
- a CDS encoding DUF2470 domain-containing protein: MPSAAERTRTLVHSTCSSVLLLTGLHGVRPEQLEPRLRNVGPEGDLFLLFPADSPAVRAATHAQDDELSAALEITDVAPVSVPQRIRGRAWVTGWLTRVPGLAPPGSMTLRLETKEAYVDDLWGASAVDPDAFTAAEPDPLVQDEPELLQHLHTHHGEQVRALCGLVGAAGRGGMKSVTPLALDRFGLRVRFQERGGHCFDARFDFPEPVADLAQLRAAMRRLFEAATD, from the coding sequence ATGCCGTCAGCAGCCGAGCGCACACGAACTCTCGTACATAGTACCTGCTCGTCGGTGCTGCTTCTGACCGGCCTCCACGGTGTGCGCCCCGAGCAGCTGGAGCCCCGGCTGCGCAACGTGGGCCCCGAGGGCGATCTCTTCCTGCTCTTCCCCGCCGACTCCCCCGCCGTGCGCGCCGCCACCCACGCCCAGGACGACGAGCTCTCGGCCGCCCTGGAGATCACCGATGTGGCACCGGTCTCCGTCCCGCAGCGCATCCGGGGCCGCGCCTGGGTCACCGGCTGGCTCACCCGGGTCCCCGGCCTCGCCCCGCCCGGCAGCATGACGCTCCGCCTGGAGACGAAGGAGGCGTACGTCGACGACCTGTGGGGCGCGAGCGCGGTCGACCCCGACGCCTTCACCGCGGCGGAGCCCGATCCGCTGGTCCAGGACGAGCCCGAACTGCTCCAGCATCTGCACACCCACCACGGGGAGCAGGTGCGCGCGCTGTGCGGGCTGGTCGGCGCGGCCGGGCGGGGCGGGATGAAATCGGTCACCCCGCTCGCCCTGGACCGGTTCGGTCTGCGGGTGCGGTTCCAGGAGCGGGGCGGGCACTGCTTCGACGCGCGCTTCGACTTCCCCGAGCCGGTCGCCGACCTCGCGCAGCTGCGCGCGGCGATGCGACGGCTCTTCGAGGCGGCGACGGACTGA
- a CDS encoding DUF948 domain-containing protein — translation MSGGEVAGILVAVFWAILVSFLAVVLVRLAQTLKATTKLVADVTEQAVPLLADASTAVRSAQTQLERVDAIASDVQEVTSNASALSTTVASTFGGPLVKVAAFGYGVRRAIGRKTGTAEPSPTVIVGRTVPSARRSRRKG, via the coding sequence GTGTCCGGTGGAGAGGTGGCCGGGATCCTGGTGGCCGTCTTCTGGGCGATCCTGGTGTCCTTCCTCGCCGTAGTCCTCGTGAGGCTGGCCCAGACGCTGAAGGCGACGACCAAGCTGGTGGCGGACGTGACCGAACAGGCCGTCCCGCTGCTCGCGGACGCCTCGACGGCGGTGCGCTCGGCGCAGACCCAGCTGGAGCGGGTCGACGCGATCGCCTCCGACGTCCAGGAGGTCACCTCCAACGCGTCGGCGCTCTCCACCACGGTCGCCTCCACCTTCGGCGGCCCCCTGGTGAAGGTCGCGGCCTTCGGGTACGGGGTGCGCCGCGCCATCGGACGGAAAACCGGGACCGCCGAGCCGTCTCCCACGGTCATCGTCGGACGGACCGTGCCGTCCGCTCGGCGGAGCAGGCGAAAGGGCTGA
- a CDS encoding peptidylprolyl isomerase, translating to MVSSEQRRRQLARDKFERQQQRREEARRKAKRRNTVVAAALAVVLAAGGAAFATGAFSSDDDKKSDAASPSDSPAPSASKESAPEPKMAIDQKAGYTMALKTSAGDISFKMEAAKTPHTVNSFKYLADKGFFTNTKCHRLTTQGIYVLQCGDPKGDGTGGPGYTIPDENLTGLGKAGADGTVTFPAGTVAMANTSQPHTGGSQFFLVYKDTKLPPSYTPFGKMDAAGLKVVEEVAKAGVAGGAGDGAPKTPVTIAKATVNKD from the coding sequence GTGGTCAGCAGCGAACAGCGCCGGCGCCAGCTCGCCCGGGACAAGTTCGAGCGTCAGCAGCAGCGCCGCGAGGAGGCCCGCCGCAAGGCCAAGCGCCGCAACACCGTCGTCGCCGCCGCCCTCGCGGTGGTCCTGGCGGCCGGCGGGGCGGCCTTCGCCACGGGAGCCTTCTCCTCCGACGACGACAAGAAGTCGGACGCGGCGTCGCCCTCCGACAGCCCCGCGCCCTCGGCGTCCAAGGAGTCCGCGCCGGAGCCCAAGATGGCGATCGACCAGAAGGCCGGGTACACCATGGCGCTGAAGACCAGCGCCGGTGACATCTCGTTCAAGATGGAGGCGGCGAAGACCCCGCACACGGTCAACTCGTTCAAGTACCTCGCCGACAAGGGGTTCTTCACCAACACGAAGTGTCACCGCCTGACCACCCAGGGCATCTACGTGCTTCAGTGCGGCGACCCCAAGGGCGACGGCACCGGCGGCCCCGGCTACACCATCCCCGACGAGAACCTGACGGGCCTCGGCAAGGCGGGCGCGGACGGCACGGTGACCTTCCCGGCGGGCACGGTCGCCATGGCCAACACCAGCCAGCCGCACACCGGCGGCAGCCAGTTCTTCCTGGTCTACAAGGACACCAAACTGCCGCCCAGCTACACGCCGTTCGGCAAGATGGACGCCGCCGGGCTCAAGGTCGTCGAGGAAGTGGCGAAGGCCGGTGTGGCGGGCGGTGCCGGGGACGGCGCGCCCAAGACGCCCGTCACCATCGCCAAGGCCACCGTCAACAAGGACTGA
- a CDS encoding bifunctional (p)ppGpp synthetase/guanosine-3',5'-bis(diphosphate) 3'-pyrophosphohydrolase has product MPDEAQPLSAERPDQQAEQAKAAPAAPVPPVVEPKPQPPQRPLAAAPASKPAPPTSPLVRSGGSSNRVRARLARLGVQRSSAYNPVLEPLLRIVRSNDPKIETATLRQVEKAYQVAERWHRGQKRKSGDPYITHPLAVTTILAELGMDPATLMAGLLHDTVEDTEYGLDTLRRDFGDQVALLVDGVTKLDRVQFGDAAQAETVRKMVVAMAKDPRVLVIKLADRLHNMRTMRYLKREKQEKKARETLEIYAPLAHRLGMNTIKWELEDLAFAILYPKMYDEIVRLVAERAPKRDEYLAIVTDEVQSDLRAARIKATVTGRPKHYYSVYQKMIVRGRDFAEIYDLVGIRVLVDTVRDCYAALGTVHARWNPVPGRFKDYIAMPKFNMYQSLHTTVIGPNGKPVELQIRTFDMHRRAEYGIAAHWKYKQEAVAGASKVRTDVPKKAGKDDHINDMAWLRQLLDWQKETEDPSEFLESLRFDLSRNEVFVFTPKGDVIALPAGATPVDFAYAVHTEVGHRTIGARVNGRLVPLESTLDNGDLVEVFTSKAAGAGPSRDWLGFVKSPRARNKIRGWFSKERRDEAIEQGKDAIARAMRKQNLPIQRILTGDSLVTLAHEMRYPDISSLYAAIGEGHVAAQGVVQKLVQALGGEEAANEDIAESAPPSRGRNKRRANADPGVVVKGVDDVWVKLARCCTPVPGDPIIGFVTRGSGVSVHRADCVNVDSLSQQPERILEVEWAPTQSSVFLVAIQVEALDRSRLLSDVTRVLSDQHVNILSAAVQTSRDRVATSRFTFEMGDPKHLGHVLKAVRGVEGVYDVYRVTSARRP; this is encoded by the coding sequence TTGCCAGACGAGGCCCAGCCACTCTCCGCCGAGCGGCCCGACCAGCAGGCCGAGCAGGCCAAGGCGGCCCCCGCCGCGCCCGTGCCGCCCGTGGTGGAGCCCAAGCCGCAGCCGCCCCAGCGGCCCCTCGCGGCGGCCCCGGCGTCCAAGCCGGCGCCGCCCACCAGCCCCCTGGTGCGTTCCGGTGGCTCCTCCAACCGCGTCCGGGCCCGCCTCGCCCGTCTGGGCGTACAGCGCTCCTCCGCGTACAACCCGGTCCTGGAGCCGCTGCTGCGGATAGTGCGCAGCAACGACCCCAAGATCGAGACGGCCACGCTGCGCCAGGTCGAGAAGGCGTACCAGGTCGCCGAGCGCTGGCACCGCGGCCAGAAGCGCAAGAGCGGCGACCCGTACATCACGCACCCGCTCGCCGTCACCACCATCCTGGCCGAGCTGGGCATGGACCCGGCGACCCTGATGGCCGGGCTGCTCCACGACACCGTCGAGGACACCGAGTACGGCCTGGACACCCTGCGCCGCGACTTCGGCGACCAGGTCGCCCTGCTGGTGGACGGCGTCACCAAGCTCGACCGGGTCCAGTTCGGCGACGCGGCGCAGGCCGAGACCGTCCGCAAGATGGTCGTCGCCATGGCCAAGGACCCGCGCGTCCTGGTCATCAAGCTCGCGGACCGCCTGCACAACATGCGCACCATGCGCTACCTCAAGCGGGAGAAGCAGGAGAAGAAGGCCCGCGAGACCCTGGAGATCTACGCTCCGCTGGCGCACCGCCTGGGCATGAACACCATCAAGTGGGAGCTGGAGGACCTCGCCTTCGCGATCCTCTACCCCAAGATGTACGACGAGATCGTGCGGCTGGTCGCCGAGCGCGCCCCCAAGCGCGACGAGTACCTGGCCATAGTGACCGACGAGGTCCAGTCCGACCTGCGCGCCGCCCGCATCAAGGCGACCGTCACCGGCCGCCCCAAGCACTACTACAGCGTCTACCAGAAGATGATCGTCCGCGGCCGTGACTTCGCGGAGATCTACGACCTGGTCGGCATCCGCGTCCTGGTGGACACCGTCCGCGACTGCTACGCGGCGCTGGGCACGGTCCACGCCCGCTGGAACCCGGTCCCGGGGCGGTTCAAGGACTACATCGCGATGCCCAAGTTCAACATGTACCAGTCGCTGCACACGACGGTCATCGGCCCCAACGGCAAGCCCGTCGAGCTCCAGATCCGTACGTTCGACATGCACCGCCGCGCCGAGTACGGCATCGCCGCGCACTGGAAGTACAAGCAGGAGGCCGTCGCCGGTGCCTCCAAGGTGCGCACCGACGTGCCGAAGAAGGCCGGCAAGGACGACCACATCAACGACATGGCGTGGCTGCGCCAGCTGCTCGACTGGCAGAAGGAGACCGAGGACCCCAGCGAGTTCCTGGAGTCCCTGCGCTTCGACCTGTCGCGCAACGAGGTCTTCGTCTTCACGCCCAAGGGCGACGTCATAGCGCTCCCGGCGGGGGCCACGCCCGTCGACTTCGCGTACGCGGTGCACACCGAGGTCGGCCACCGCACCATAGGCGCACGGGTCAACGGACGGCTGGTGCCGCTCGAATCGACCCTGGACAACGGCGACCTGGTGGAGGTCTTCACCTCCAAGGCGGCCGGGGCCGGGCCCTCGCGCGACTGGCTGGGCTTCGTCAAGTCGCCGCGCGCCCGCAACAAGATCCGCGGCTGGTTCTCCAAGGAGCGCCGCGACGAGGCGATCGAGCAGGGCAAGGACGCCATCGCGCGCGCCATGCGCAAGCAGAACCTGCCGATCCAGCGCATCCTCACCGGCGACTCCCTGGTCACCCTGGCGCACGAGATGCGCTACCCCGACATCTCCTCCCTCTACGCGGCGATCGGCGAGGGCCATGTCGCGGCCCAGGGCGTCGTGCAGAAGCTGGTGCAGGCGCTCGGCGGCGAGGAGGCGGCCAACGAGGACATCGCCGAGTCGGCGCCGCCCTCGCGCGGACGCAACAAGCGCCGGGCCAACGCGGACCCGGGCGTGGTGGTCAAGGGCGTCGACGACGTGTGGGTCAAGCTGGCCCGCTGCTGTACGCCGGTCCCCGGCGACCCGATCATCGGCTTCGTGACGCGCGGCAGCGGGGTCTCGGTGCACCGCGCGGACTGCGTCAACGTGGACTCGCTCTCGCAGCAGCCCGAGCGGATCCTGGAGGTCGAGTGGGCCCCGACCCAGTCGTCGGTCTTCCTGGTCGCCATCCAGGTCGAGGCGCTGGACCGCTCCCGGCTGCTGTCCGACGTCACCCGGGTCCTGTCCGACCAGCACGTCAACATCCTGTCGGCGGCCGTGCAGACCTCCCGGGACCGGGTGGCCACCTCGCGCTTCACCTTCGAGATGGGCGACCCCAAGCACCTCGGCCACGTCCTGAAGGCCGTACGGGGCGTGGAGGGCGTGTACGACGTGTACCGGGTGACCTCGGCCCGCAGGCCGTAA
- the rpsD gene encoding 30S ribosomal protein S4 yields the protein MPNQSRPKVKKSRALGIALTPKAVKYFEARPYPPGEHGRGRKQNSDYKVRLLEKQRLRAQYDISERQMARAYDRAKKAEGKTGEALVVELERRLDALVLRSGIARTIYQARQMVVHGHIEVNGGKVDKPSFRVRPDDVITVRERSRAKHPFQVAREGGYAGEGETPRYLQVNLKALAFRLDRDPNRKEIPVICDEQLVVEYYAR from the coding sequence GTGCCTAACCAGTCGCGTCCCAAGGTCAAGAAGTCCCGTGCGCTCGGCATCGCGCTGACGCCGAAGGCCGTCAAGTACTTCGAGGCCCGTCCGTACCCGCCGGGCGAGCACGGCCGTGGCCGCAAGCAGAACTCGGACTACAAGGTCCGTCTGCTCGAGAAGCAGCGTCTGCGCGCCCAGTACGACATCTCTGAGCGTCAGATGGCGCGTGCCTACGACCGCGCCAAGAAGGCCGAGGGCAAGACCGGCGAGGCGCTCGTCGTCGAGCTCGAGCGTCGCCTCGACGCCCTGGTCCTGCGTTCGGGCATCGCCCGCACCATCTACCAGGCCCGCCAGATGGTCGTCCACGGCCACATCGAGGTCAACGGTGGCAAGGTCGACAAGCCGTCGTTCCGCGTCCGTCCGGACGACGTCATCACCGTCCGCGAGCGCAGCCGTGCGAAGCACCCCTTCCAGGTTGCCCGCGAGGGTGGCTACGCCGGCGAGGGCGAGACCCCGCGCTACCTCCAGGTGAACCTGAAGGCCCTGGCCTTCCGCCTGGACCGTGACCCGAACCGCAAGGAAATCCCGGTCATCTGCGACGAGCAGCTCGTCGTCGAGTACTACGCCCGCTGA
- the hisS gene encoding histidine--tRNA ligase encodes MSTFQAPKGTYDLLPPDSARFLAVREAIAAPLKRSGYGYIETPGFENVELFARGVGESTDIVTKEMYAFETKGGDRLALRPEGTASVLRAALEANLHKAGNLPVKLWYSGSYYRYERPQKGRYRHFSQVGAEAIGAEDPALDAELIILADDAYRSLGLRDFRILLNSLGDQECRPVYRAALQEFLRGLDLDEETLRRAEINPLRVLDDKRDAVQKQLAGAPLLRDYLCDACKAYHEEVRELLTAQGVRYEDDPKLVRGLDYYTRTTFEFVHDGLGSQSAVGGGGRYDGLSEMIGGPALPSVGWALGVDRTALALEAEGVTLDIPSATSVFAVPLGEEARRVLFGVVTELRRGGVATDFSYGGKGLKGAMKNANRSGARLAIVAGERDLAEGVVQLKDMESGDQVAVPVAEVVEAVRARLA; translated from the coding sequence ATGAGTACCTTCCAGGCCCCCAAGGGCACCTACGACCTGCTCCCGCCCGACTCCGCCCGCTTCCTCGCGGTGCGCGAGGCCATCGCGGCGCCGCTGAAGCGGTCGGGCTACGGCTACATCGAGACCCCGGGCTTCGAGAACGTCGAGCTCTTCGCGCGCGGTGTCGGCGAGTCCACCGACATCGTCACCAAGGAGATGTACGCCTTCGAGACCAAGGGCGGCGACAGGCTCGCGCTGCGCCCCGAGGGCACCGCCTCCGTACTGCGCGCGGCCCTGGAGGCCAACCTCCACAAGGCGGGCAACCTCCCGGTCAAGCTCTGGTACTCGGGCTCCTACTACCGCTACGAGCGCCCCCAGAAGGGCCGTTACCGCCACTTCTCGCAGGTCGGCGCCGAGGCGATCGGCGCCGAGGACCCGGCGCTGGACGCCGAGCTGATCATCCTGGCCGACGACGCCTACCGCTCGCTCGGCCTGCGCGACTTCCGCATCCTGCTGAACTCGCTGGGCGACCAGGAGTGCCGTCCCGTCTACCGGGCCGCCCTCCAGGAGTTCCTGCGCGGCCTCGACCTCGACGAGGAGACCCTGCGCCGCGCCGAGATCAACCCGCTGCGCGTCCTCGACGACAAGCGCGACGCGGTGCAGAAGCAGCTGGCGGGCGCGCCGCTGCTGCGCGACTACCTGTGCGACGCCTGCAAGGCGTACCACGAGGAGGTCCGCGAGCTGCTGACCGCGCAGGGCGTGCGGTACGAGGACGACCCGAAGCTGGTCCGCGGCCTCGACTACTACACCCGGACGACCTTCGAGTTCGTCCACGACGGCCTGGGCTCCCAGTCCGCGGTGGGCGGCGGCGGTCGCTACGACGGCCTCTCCGAGATGATCGGCGGCCCCGCGCTGCCGTCGGTGGGCTGGGCGCTCGGCGTCGACCGCACGGCCCTGGCGCTGGAGGCCGAGGGCGTCACCCTCGACATCCCGTCGGCGACCAGCGTCTTCGCGGTGCCGCTGGGCGAGGAGGCGCGCCGGGTGCTGTTCGGCGTGGTCACCGAGCTGCGCCGGGGCGGGGTCGCGACCGACTTCAGCTACGGCGGCAAGGGCCTCAAGGGCGCCATGAAGAACGCCAACCGCTCCGGCGCGCGACTGGCGATCGTCGCGGGCGAGCGGGACCTGGCCGAGGGCGTCGTCCAGCTCAAGGACATGGAGTCCGGCGACCAGGTGGCGGTCCCCGTCGCCGAGGTCGTCGAGGCCGTGCGCGCCCGGCTGGCCTGA
- a CDS encoding vitamin K epoxide reductase family protein — protein MTTTVDDVSSGQEQLNTKGTVGASRAFAWLLVITGAAGLLAAWVITIDKFKLLEDPNFTPGCSLNPVVSCGNIMKSDQASAFGFPNPMLGLVAYGIVIAVGMSLLAGARFRPWYWLTLNAGTLFGVGFCSWLQFQSLYRINALCLWCSLAWVATIFMFWYVTSHNIRRGLLPAPGWLKSFLSEFTWVLPVLHVGVVGMLVLTRWWDFWTS, from the coding sequence ATGACCACAACAGTTGACGACGTCTCCTCCGGCCAGGAGCAGCTGAACACCAAGGGCACCGTCGGCGCGAGCCGCGCGTTCGCGTGGCTCCTGGTGATCACGGGAGCCGCCGGACTGCTGGCCGCGTGGGTCATCACGATCGACAAGTTCAAGCTGCTCGAAGACCCGAACTTCACGCCGGGCTGCAGCCTGAACCCCGTGGTCTCCTGCGGCAACATCATGAAGAGCGACCAGGCGTCCGCGTTCGGCTTCCCGAACCCGATGCTCGGCCTGGTGGCGTACGGCATCGTGATCGCGGTCGGGATGAGCCTGCTCGCGGGCGCGCGCTTCCGCCCCTGGTACTGGCTGACCCTCAACGCGGGCACCCTCTTCGGCGTCGGATTCTGCAGCTGGCTCCAGTTCCAGTCGCTGTACCGGATCAACGCGCTCTGCCTGTGGTGCAGCCTGGCGTGGGTCGCGACGATCTTCATGTTCTGGTACGTGACCTCGCACAACATCCGGCGCGGCCTGCTGCCCGCGCCCGGCTGGCTCAAGTCCTTCCTGTCCGAGTTCACCTGGGTGCTGCCGGTGCTGCACGTGGGCGTCGTCGGGATGCTGGTGCTGACCCGCTGGTGGGACTTCTGGACCAGCTGA
- a CDS encoding DUF6167 family protein, which produces MFRRTFWFTAGAAAGVWATTKVNRKLKQLTPESLAARTADKAVEAGHRLKDFALDVKAGMVQRESELNDALGLNASNVRELPTQRRLAAIDQPDQQNPKISYKQIPYNRNEDH; this is translated from the coding sequence ATGTTCCGCCGTACGTTCTGGTTCACCGCGGGCGCCGCAGCCGGTGTGTGGGCCACCACCAAGGTAAACCGGAAGCTGAAGCAGCTCACCCCGGAGTCGCTGGCCGCGCGCACCGCGGACAAGGCGGTCGAGGCGGGCCACCGGCTGAAGGACTTCGCGCTCGACGTGAAGGCCGGGATGGTGCAGCGCGAGTCCGAGCTCAACGACGCGCTGGGGCTCAACGCCTCCAACGTGCGGGAGCTCCCGACCCAGCGCCGCCTCGCGGCCATCGACCAACCCGACCAGCAGAACCCGAAGATCTCCTACAAGCAGATCCCGTACAACCGGAATGAGGACCACTGA
- a CDS encoding DUF349 domain-containing protein: MSSDPWGRVDETGTVYVRTAEGEVVVGSWQAGTPEEALAYFERKYEGLVVEIGLLERRVKTTDLSAKDAQTAIDHLRTQVDEHHAVGDLAALRVRLDKLVETVESRREERKVQKAKQTDEAKHAKEALVAEAEELAQSEQWRSAGERLRALVDTWKGLPRLDRKSDDELWHRFSHARSAFSKRRKAHFASLDAQREDARKAKEKLVVEAESLSSSTDWGGTAARYRELMADWKAAGRAQREAEDELWNRFRGAQDVFFAARGEVFAERDAEQTENLKLKEELAVEAEKLVPVTDLKAARAAFRGINERWEAIGHVPRDARPKVEGRMHAVERALQEAEESEWRRTNPEARARAAGLTGQLQAAVDKLRGQIDAARAAGNNSRADKLARELEGRQALLDQALKGLEEFGG; the protein is encoded by the coding sequence GTGAGCAGCGACCCGTGGGGCCGCGTCGACGAGACGGGCACCGTGTATGTGCGTACAGCCGAGGGCGAAGTCGTCGTCGGATCGTGGCAGGCGGGGACTCCCGAGGAGGCCCTGGCCTACTTCGAGCGCAAATACGAGGGCCTGGTTGTCGAGATCGGCCTCCTCGAACGACGGGTGAAGACCACCGACCTGTCGGCCAAGGACGCGCAGACCGCGATCGACCACCTGCGCACGCAGGTGGACGAGCACCACGCGGTGGGCGACCTGGCGGCGCTGCGGGTGCGGCTCGACAAGCTCGTCGAGACCGTCGAGTCGCGGCGCGAGGAGCGCAAGGTCCAGAAGGCCAAGCAGACCGACGAGGCCAAGCACGCCAAGGAGGCGCTGGTCGCCGAGGCCGAGGAGCTGGCGCAGAGCGAGCAGTGGCGCTCGGCCGGTGAGCGGCTGCGGGCGCTCGTGGACACCTGGAAGGGCCTGCCGCGGCTCGACCGGAAGTCCGACGACGAGCTGTGGCACCGCTTCTCGCACGCGCGCTCGGCGTTCTCCAAGCGCCGCAAGGCGCACTTCGCGTCGCTCGACGCGCAGCGCGAGGACGCCCGCAAGGCCAAGGAGAAGCTGGTCGTCGAGGCGGAGTCGCTCTCCTCGTCCACCGACTGGGGCGGCACGGCCGCGCGCTACCGCGAGCTGATGGCGGACTGGAAGGCGGCGGGCCGCGCCCAGCGCGAGGCCGAGGACGAGCTGTGGAACCGCTTCCGCGGCGCCCAGGACGTCTTCTTCGCCGCCCGCGGCGAGGTCTTCGCCGAGCGCGACGCCGAGCAGACGGAGAACCTGAAGCTCAAGGAGGAGCTGGCCGTCGAGGCCGAGAAGCTCGTCCCGGTGACCGATCTGAAGGCGGCCCGCGCGGCCTTCCGCGGCATCAACGAGCGCTGGGAGGCCATCGGCCATGTGCCGCGCGACGCCCGGCCCAAGGTCGAGGGCCGGATGCACGCCGTGGAGCGGGCCCTCCAGGAGGCCGAGGAGTCGGAGTGGCGCCGCACCAACCCGGAGGCACGCGCGCGTGCCGCGGGTCTGACCGGCCAGCTCCAGGCGGCGGTCGACAAGCTGCGCGGCCAGATCGACGCGGCCCGCGCGGCGGGCAACAACTCCCGGGCGGACAAGCTCGCCAGGGAGCTCGAAGGCCGTCAGGCGCTGCTCGACCAGGCGCTCAAGGGCCTGGAGGAGTTCGGCGGCTGA
- a CDS encoding MBL fold metallo-hydrolase — MLIAGFPAGAWGTNCYLVAPAAGEECVIIDPGHQAAQGVEDALRKHRLKPVAVVLTHGHIDHCASVVPVCGAHDVPAWIHPSDRYMMSDPEKGLGRSFGAQIMGDLTIGEPDDVKELTDGAKLELVGLELTVSHAPGHTKGSVTFGLPEAEDIPPILFSGDLLFAGSVGRTDLPGGSHAELLESLGRVCLPLDDSTVVLSGHGSQTTIGQERATNPYLRQVAAGLGEGIASPRRGM; from the coding sequence GTGCTCATTGCCGGGTTCCCCGCCGGGGCCTGGGGGACCAACTGCTATCTGGTCGCCCCCGCCGCAGGCGAGGAGTGCGTGATCATCGACCCGGGCCACCAGGCCGCCCAGGGAGTCGAGGACGCGCTCAGGAAGCATCGGCTCAAGCCCGTCGCCGTCGTCCTCACGCACGGCCACATCGACCACTGCGCCTCGGTGGTCCCGGTGTGCGGCGCCCATGACGTCCCCGCCTGGATCCACCCCTCGGACCGGTACATGATGAGCGACCCGGAGAAGGGCCTCGGCCGCTCCTTCGGCGCGCAGATCATGGGCGACCTGACGATCGGCGAGCCCGACGACGTCAAGGAGCTGACGGACGGCGCGAAGCTGGAGCTCGTCGGCCTGGAGCTGACCGTGTCGCACGCGCCCGGCCATACCAAGGGGTCGGTGACGTTCGGGCTGCCCGAGGCGGAGGACATTCCTCCGATCCTCTTCTCGGGCGACCTGCTCTTCGCCGGCTCCGTCGGACGCACCGACCTGCCCGGCGGCAGCCACGCCGAGCTCCTCGAGTCGCTGGGCCGCGTGTGCCTGCCGCTCGACGACTCGACCGTGGTGCTGTCCGGCCACGGCTCCCAGACCACCATCGGCCAGGAGCGCGCCACCAACCCGTATCTGCGGCAGGTGGCCGCCGGCCTCGGAGAGGGCATCGCCTCTCCCCGACGAGGAATGTGA
- a CDS encoding replication-associated recombination protein A, giving the protein MEPDLFTAAAEDRQEKDPAGSPLAVRMRPRTLDEVVGQQHLLKPGSPLRRLVGEGSGGPAGPSSVILWGPPGTGKTTLAYVVSKATNKRFVELSAITAGVKEVRAVIDGARRAIGGFGKETVLFLDEIHRFSKAQQDSLLPAVENRWVTLIAATTENPYFSVISPLLSRSLLLTLEPLTDDDLRALLRRAVGEERGLGGAVGLPEDAEAHLLRIAGGDARRALTALEAAAGAALAKEEGEITLQTVEETVDRAAVKYDKDGDQHYDVASALIKSIRGSDVDAALHYLARMIEAGEDPRFIARRLMISASEDIGLADPTALPTAVAAAQAVAMIGFPEAALTLSHATIALALAPKSNAATTAIFAAMEDVRKGLAGPVPPHLRDGHYKGAAKLGHAQGYVYPHDVPGAIAAQQYAPDAVADKHYYEPTRYGAEARYADVVEKVRERLGREGGPAS; this is encoded by the coding sequence GTGGAGCCCGACCTGTTCACCGCAGCCGCAGAGGACCGCCAGGAGAAAGACCCGGCGGGCAGCCCTCTGGCCGTCCGGATGCGCCCGCGCACCCTTGACGAAGTGGTCGGGCAGCAGCATCTGCTGAAGCCCGGCTCGCCGCTGCGGCGGCTGGTGGGGGAGGGCAGCGGCGGCCCCGCCGGCCCCTCCTCGGTGATCCTGTGGGGCCCGCCGGGCACCGGCAAGACGACCCTGGCGTACGTGGTCTCCAAGGCCACCAACAAGCGCTTCGTGGAGCTCTCCGCGATCACCGCGGGCGTCAAGGAAGTGCGGGCCGTGATCGACGGGGCCCGCCGGGCCATCGGCGGCTTCGGCAAGGAGACCGTCCTCTTCCTCGACGAGATCCACCGCTTCTCCAAGGCCCAGCAGGACTCCCTGCTCCCGGCCGTGGAGAACCGCTGGGTCACCCTGATCGCGGCCACCACGGAGAACCCGTACTTCTCGGTGATCTCCCCGCTGCTCTCCCGCTCCCTGCTGCTGACCCTGGAGCCGCTCACCGACGACGACCTGCGCGCGCTGCTGCGCCGGGCGGTCGGGGAGGAGCGCGGCCTGGGCGGCGCGGTCGGCCTGCCCGAGGACGCCGAGGCGCATCTGCTGCGGATCGCGGGCGGCGACGCCCGGCGCGCCCTGACCGCCCTTGAGGCGGCGGCGGGGGCGGCCCTCGCCAAGGAGGAGGGCGAGATCACGCTCCAGACGGTCGAGGAGACCGTCGACCGGGCGGCCGTGAAGTACGACAAGGACGGCGACCAGCACTACGACGTGGCGAGCGCCCTGATCAAGTCGATCCGCGGCTCGGACGTGGACGCGGCGCTGCACTATCTGGCGAGGATGATCGAGGCGGGCGAGGACCCCCGGTTCATCGCGCGCCGGCTGATGATCTCCGCGAGCGAGGACATCGGCCTCGCCGACCCGACGGCGCTGCCGACGGCGGTCGCCGCCGCCCAGGCCGTGGCCATGATCGGCTTCCCCGAGGCGGCCCTCACACTGAGCCACGCCACCATCGCCCTGGCCCTGGCGCCGAAGTCCAACGCGGCGACGACCGCGATCTTCGCCGCGATGGAGGACGTCCGCAAGGGCCTGGCCGGGCCCGTTCCGCCGCATCTGCGCGACGGCCACTACAAGGGCGCGGCCAAGCTCGGCCACGCCCAGGGGTATGTGTACCCGCACGACGTGCCGGGCGCGATCGCCGCCCAGCAGTACGCACCGGACGCGGTGGCCGACAAGCACTACTACGAGCCCACGCGGTACGGGGCGGAAGCGCGGTACGCGGACGTGGTGGAGAAGGTCCGCGAGCGGCTCGGCCGGGAAGGCGGCCCGGCCTCCTGA